In Acidobacteriota bacterium, a single genomic region encodes these proteins:
- a CDS encoding 1,4-dihydroxy-2-naphthoyl-CoA synthase encodes MRSTDIGSLQYPHWSRHREPEALVVSDIFDSSAWDVVDGFAFTDITYHRARVGGVVRIAFDRPEVRNAFRPATVDELYTALDHARTTSDVGCVLLTGNGPSKKDGGWAFCSGGDQRIRGRDGYQYEDADGIDPARLGRLHILEVQRLIRFMPKIVIAVVPGWAVGGGHSLHVVCDLTLASKEHAIFKQTDADVGSFDGGYGSALLAKQVGQKRAREIFFLGHDYTAEDMVQMGAVNMAVAHADLEAVALQWGLEIVKKSPTSQRMLKYAFNLTDDGLVGQQLFAGEATRLAYAAEEAIEGRDAFLEKRKPEFERFPWHF; translated from the coding sequence ATGAGATCAACTGACATTGGATCACTACAGTATCCGCACTGGTCCCGACACCGCGAACCGGAGGCTCTTGTGGTTTCAGATATCTTCGACTCATCTGCGTGGGATGTTGTTGACGGATTCGCCTTCACCGACATCACGTACCACCGGGCACGCGTCGGCGGGGTCGTTCGCATCGCCTTCGACCGCCCCGAAGTTCGCAACGCGTTTCGCCCCGCCACGGTCGACGAGCTGTATACGGCGCTCGATCATGCGCGCACGACGTCGGACGTTGGGTGTGTGCTCCTCACCGGAAACGGCCCGTCCAAGAAGGATGGCGGCTGGGCGTTCTGTTCGGGCGGTGACCAACGCATCCGGGGCAGGGACGGGTACCAGTACGAGGATGCCGATGGCATCGACCCCGCGCGTCTCGGCAGACTCCACATTCTTGAGGTCCAACGCCTCATCCGCTTTATGCCGAAGATCGTGATCGCGGTTGTCCCTGGATGGGCGGTCGGCGGCGGACACTCACTGCACGTTGTCTGCGACCTAACGCTTGCCTCCAAGGAACACGCAATCTTCAAGCAGACCGATGCCGATGTGGGCTCATTCGACGGCGGTTACGGCTCAGCGCTGCTCGCAAAACAGGTCGGACAGAAACGAGCCCGGGAGATATTCTTCCTCGGTCACGACTACACCGCGGAGGATATGGTGCAGATGGGCGCCGTAAACATGGCGGTGGCTCACGCCGACCTCGAGGCGGTTGCATTGCAGTGGGGGCTGGAGATCGTGAAAAAGAGTCCAACCTCCCAGCGCATGCTCAAATACGCCTTCAACCTCACCGACGACGGCCTTGTCGGTCAGCAGCTCTTCGCCGGCGAGGCAACCCGCTTGGCTTACGCCGCCGAAGAAGCGATCGAGGGCCGTGACGCTTTTCTCGAAAAACGCAAACCGGAGTTCGAGCGTTTTCCCTGGCATTTCTAG
- a CDS encoding glucose 1-dehydrogenase codes for MTTLDRDRFSLLGRVALVTGAGSGLGETMARGLAIAGAVVVCADIDGEAAARVAEALGGEATAAHIDVRDPDAVEAMAIDVAKMTGRIDVLVNSAGIGGRSPAVDYADDLWQNVLDVNLTGSFYVCRAVGRLMIQSGDGGSIVNIASIGGLVAFPGSVGYQASKGGVVQMTRSLAVEWAPHGIRVNAIAPGHIATAIVRRQWETEPELKRFFLSRTPSGELGTPEDLIGPVLFLTSDASRMVTGHILTVDGGYVAQ; via the coding sequence ATGACCACACTCGATCGAGATAGGTTCTCCCTTCTGGGTCGGGTGGCGCTCGTGACCGGAGCGGGGAGTGGACTTGGCGAGACTATGGCCCGAGGCCTGGCAATCGCGGGCGCCGTCGTTGTGTGTGCGGACATTGATGGCGAGGCGGCCGCCCGAGTTGCCGAAGCTCTTGGTGGCGAAGCGACGGCAGCGCACATCGATGTACGGGACCCGGATGCCGTCGAAGCGATGGCCATCGACGTCGCAAAGATGACCGGGCGTATTGACGTGCTCGTCAACAGTGCTGGCATCGGCGGACGGAGTCCGGCTGTTGACTACGCTGACGACCTCTGGCAGAACGTGCTTGACGTCAATCTCACCGGGTCGTTCTATGTCTGCCGAGCCGTTGGGCGTCTCATGATCCAGAGTGGTGATGGTGGTTCCATCGTCAATATCGCGTCGATCGGCGGCCTTGTCGCGTTTCCGGGGAGCGTGGGGTACCAGGCCAGCAAGGGCGGTGTCGTGCAGATGACCCGCTCGTTGGCCGTGGAATGGGCACCGCACGGTATACGAGTCAACGCCATAGCGCCCGGGCATATCGCTACGGCGATTGTCAGGAGGCAGTGGGAGACTGAGCCCGAGCTGAAGCGGTTCTTTCTCTCCCGTACCCCCAGCGGAGAACTAGGTACACCCGAGGATCTGATTGGCCCCGTTTTGTTCCTCACTTCTGATGCCTCGCGGATGGTGACCGGTCACATCTTGACTGTCGACGGAGGCTACGTTGCCCAGTAA
- a CDS encoding 1,4-dihydroxy-2-naphthoate polyprenyltransferase, which yields MNRWILAARPPTLWAAVAPVLVGSSLALRDDVFRLDAFAVTTITAVLIQIAVNFSNDVGDSEKGADTADRIGPPRAVALGLITPKEMWRGIGLVLGLAALGGAYLTWIAGWPIVVIGVVSIAAAFGYTNGPKPYGYLGLGELFVFVFFGLVATVGARFVHDATWQTDALPGAVAMGFLATAILVANNVRDIPTDQKTGKRTLAVRLGRLRSIWVYTAMFVGAATSIAIGIQTSGYPRAAFGSSLLALAGVWLAHQLSAATNGVAFIAVLKGTARLQLAVAVTLAATLAL from the coding sequence ATGAACCGCTGGATTCTCGCAGCGAGACCACCGACGCTGTGGGCGGCTGTTGCACCGGTACTTGTCGGTTCGTCGCTGGCGCTACGCGATGACGTGTTCCGCCTTGATGCCTTTGCCGTGACCACCATTACAGCGGTTCTCATCCAGATCGCCGTCAACTTCTCTAACGATGTTGGAGACAGCGAAAAGGGCGCCGATACCGCAGACCGGATTGGTCCGCCGCGAGCAGTTGCGCTCGGCCTCATCACTCCCAAAGAGATGTGGCGTGGCATTGGACTCGTCCTCGGCTTGGCGGCGCTCGGCGGCGCCTACTTGACGTGGATAGCCGGATGGCCGATCGTCGTCATCGGTGTCGTCTCGATCGCCGCCGCATTTGGGTACACCAACGGGCCCAAACCCTACGGCTACCTCGGACTCGGAGAGCTGTTTGTGTTCGTTTTCTTTGGCCTCGTCGCCACCGTCGGGGCCCGCTTCGTCCACGACGCCACCTGGCAGACAGACGCTCTCCCCGGAGCGGTTGCGATGGGATTCCTGGCAACGGCGATCCTCGTCGCCAACAACGTTCGCGACATCCCCACCGATCAGAAGACAGGAAAGCGGACCCTGGCGGTCCGGCTCGGCCGCCTACGCTCGATCTGGGTGTATACAGCGATGTTCGTCGGCGCCGCAACAAGCATCGCTATCGGGATCCAGACTTCGGGGTACCCCCGCGCGGCGTTTGGCTCGTCCCTTTTGGCGTTGGCCGGTGTGTGGCTTGCACACCAACTATCGGCCGCAACCAACGGAGTCGCGTTCATAGCGGTCCTCAAAGGAACGGCACGTCTCCAACTCGCAGTCGCCGTGACCCTGGCGGCCACGCTTGCGTTGTAG
- a CDS encoding thiamine pyrophosphate-dependent dehydrogenase E1 component subunit alpha produces the protein MSATIHNIPRDTALEVHRTMVRIRVFETRVEQLFLGGKLPGFVHTYLGEEAIAAGVCAVLRVDDHLTSTHRGHGHAIAKGMAMNVLMAELYGKVTGVCRGRGGSMHVADFSLGMLGANGIVGGGFGIAAGAAFSTRYRGTDQVTVCFFGDGAINKGTFHEALNFSAVHALPVVFVCENNQYAQFTARERTTSVDDLAVRAVAYGMSGCSLDGNDAGAVYNAATEAVDRARGGRGPTLLNMVTYRFGGHYVGDAEVYRDAKEVESSRADDPIGRWEGALASAGWFDKAMRECTWEDALAEVAAAEEFAENSEYPDPVSAIDAVFTEEPA, from the coding sequence ATGAGCGCGACAATCCACAACATCCCAAGGGACACTGCTCTTGAGGTTCACCGCACCATGGTGCGGATCCGGGTGTTCGAAACCCGCGTCGAGCAATTGTTTCTCGGGGGGAAGCTCCCCGGGTTTGTTCATACATATCTGGGGGAGGAGGCCATCGCCGCTGGCGTTTGCGCGGTGCTCCGTGTCGATGACCACCTCACGTCGACTCACCGCGGTCATGGGCATGCTATCGCCAAAGGCATGGCGATGAATGTTCTCATGGCCGAGCTCTACGGCAAAGTGACCGGTGTCTGTCGCGGACGGGGAGGCTCGATGCATGTCGCCGATTTCTCGCTGGGTATGCTGGGAGCGAACGGGATCGTTGGCGGTGGGTTCGGCATCGCGGCCGGGGCCGCCTTTTCCACGCGATACCGGGGGACAGACCAGGTCACCGTTTGCTTCTTCGGTGACGGCGCCATCAACAAGGGCACCTTCCACGAGGCTCTCAACTTTTCCGCCGTGCACGCACTCCCTGTGGTGTTTGTGTGTGAAAACAACCAGTACGCACAGTTCACGGCCCGAGAGCGAACCACATCCGTCGACGACCTGGCTGTGCGCGCGGTCGCGTATGGGATGAGCGGATGCTCCCTCGATGGCAACGACGCGGGAGCTGTTTACAACGCCGCCACGGAAGCAGTTGACCGCGCCCGCGGAGGACGAGGACCGACCCTGCTCAACATGGTCACCTATCGCTTCGGCGGCCATTACGTCGGTGACGCGGAAGTCTATCGCGACGCGAAGGAGGTGGAGTCGAGTCGAGCGGACGATCCGATCGGACGATGGGAGGGGGCGCTCGCCAGCGCTGGATGGTTCGACAAGGCCATGCGCGAGTGCACATGGGAGGACGCTCTTGCTGAGGTGGCGGCGGCCGAGGAATTCGCCGAGAACAGCGAGTATCCAGATCCGGTATCTGCGATCGATGCGGTATTCACCGAGGAGCCTGCATGA
- a CDS encoding acyl--CoA ligase → MSVDLIHTALQRHASTHPEALAVSDRGVDTTYSELWRLVSDAAAGFRKDIAPGTRVAYLAHRDLNTVVVHHGLAVARLVGVPLNPQAPEAERDKMCEGVVDVMIGDSSPARVHRDDATSTANAGGGTPPLDGGSVHSVVFTSGSSGSPTGVLLSHGNAAAAAGAAAEHLSLSSADRWLGSLPLFHVGGLSVLWRMVHIGGAVVFDSDSFDVASTVSHINAGSITWLSVVPTMLQRVLVHGLDVRHSVSVLIGGGPVAPALIAEARAAGLAVFPTYGMTETTSQAVTAIGGSVTGDGIVRGRALPGVTVEVVGSDGDIRSEGTGRLVISGATVAIGTVDGQRFNGRYVTNDVGRIDPAGAVEVLGRADDVVITGGENVYPQEVENALRSCGATGAVVWGIDDEHWGQALVGVVTLRDDETLDAVLSKLRETVSAHRVPKRLREVVAFPMLANEKIDRRTVRESHIFE, encoded by the coding sequence ATGTCAGTTGATCTCATCCACACAGCGTTACAGCGCCACGCCTCTACGCATCCAGAGGCGCTTGCGGTTTCTGATCGCGGCGTCGATACGACATATTCCGAGTTGTGGCGGCTTGTGTCTGATGCCGCGGCTGGGTTTCGCAAGGACATTGCACCCGGGACTCGAGTCGCCTACCTTGCCCATCGCGATCTGAACACCGTGGTCGTGCACCACGGCCTTGCGGTTGCCAGGCTTGTCGGTGTGCCTCTGAACCCGCAAGCTCCCGAAGCCGAGCGCGACAAGATGTGTGAAGGGGTGGTCGATGTCATGATCGGCGATTCGTCGCCGGCCCGTGTCCACCGGGATGACGCTACGTCGACGGCCAACGCCGGTGGGGGCACACCGCCTCTTGACGGCGGTTCCGTTCACTCGGTGGTGTTTACCTCCGGGTCCTCTGGGTCGCCGACCGGGGTGTTGCTGAGCCACGGGAATGCCGCTGCGGCTGCCGGCGCTGCGGCCGAGCATCTTTCTCTTTCGAGTGCTGACCGGTGGCTCGGTTCGCTGCCGCTGTTTCATGTCGGCGGTCTATCGGTCCTGTGGCGGATGGTCCACATCGGCGGCGCTGTCGTATTCGACTCAGACTCGTTTGATGTTGCTTCCACAGTTAGCCACATCAACGCAGGGTCCATCACCTGGCTGTCCGTGGTGCCGACGATGCTCCAGCGGGTGCTCGTACACGGGCTCGACGTGCGTCACTCGGTGTCTGTACTCATCGGTGGGGGACCGGTTGCTCCTGCCCTGATCGCTGAGGCACGGGCCGCCGGCCTTGCAGTGTTTCCCACCTATGGAATGACCGAGACGACTTCGCAGGCGGTGACCGCAATCGGCGGCTCGGTGACTGGTGACGGCATTGTGCGCGGACGCGCGCTACCGGGTGTCACCGTCGAGGTGGTCGGGTCGGACGGTGACATTCGTTCTGAGGGCACTGGCCGACTCGTGATCTCAGGTGCCACGGTGGCGATCGGCACCGTAGATGGTCAGCGCTTCAACGGCAGATACGTCACCAACGATGTGGGACGAATTGATCCGGCGGGTGCGGTTGAAGTATTGGGGCGAGCAGACGACGTCGTCATCACCGGCGGCGAGAACGTTTACCCCCAAGAAGTGGAGAACGCGTTGCGGAGCTGTGGTGCGACGGGGGCAGTTGTGTGGGGCATCGACGACGAGCATTGGGGGCAAGCGCTTGTTGGTGTCGTGACGCTCCGAGATGACGAAACCCTCGACGCTGTACTGAGCAAACTGCGAGAAACCGTTTCGGCACACAGAGTTCCCAAGCGACTGCGGGAGGTTGTGGCGTTTCCGATGCTTGCAAACGAGAAGATCGACCGCCGAACTGTCCGCGAGTCTCATATCTTCGAGTAG
- a CDS encoding alpha-ketoacid dehydrogenase subunit beta: MSARRVTFGQATVEAMRYAMLESNDVFVIGEDISWGGNFGQFRGLVEEFGRDRVIDTPISEAIIVAVSVGAAVTGLRPVASMSFAEFTLGAMDEIVNQAAKFRYMFGGQISVPLVLRISDGILRSSAGQHSSSLEGIFTHMPGLKVVAPSNPADAKGLLRSAIDDDDPVVYLENKSITSKRGLVPDGDYRIPLGKAAVCRPGRDVTIVTYSSMVLHAEEACVKLAAQGIDAGVVDLRSLVPLDLTTVIDEVSTTGRAVVAHEAWRFGGFGAELAAQITEELFDDLKAPVARVGAVSAPIPFSPPLEAAVVPGVASIVAGALSTFRE; this comes from the coding sequence ATGAGCGCGCGACGTGTCACGTTCGGGCAGGCGACGGTTGAAGCGATGCGCTACGCCATGCTCGAGAGCAACGACGTCTTCGTGATCGGTGAGGATATCAGTTGGGGTGGCAACTTCGGTCAGTTTCGAGGCCTTGTCGAGGAATTCGGTCGGGATCGGGTGATCGATACACCGATCTCAGAGGCAATCATCGTGGCGGTTTCGGTCGGCGCGGCTGTGACCGGGTTGCGCCCCGTTGCCTCCATGAGCTTCGCTGAGTTCACGCTCGGAGCGATGGACGAGATTGTGAACCAGGCGGCGAAGTTCAGGTACATGTTCGGTGGTCAGATCTCGGTACCGCTCGTGCTGCGAATATCGGACGGCATTCTCCGCTCTTCAGCGGGACAGCACTCGTCCAGCCTCGAAGGGATCTTCACTCACATGCCAGGCCTCAAGGTCGTCGCACCGTCGAACCCCGCAGACGCCAAGGGTCTATTGCGTTCGGCAATCGACGACGATGACCCGGTCGTGTACCTTGAGAACAAGTCGATCACGTCGAAGCGAGGGTTGGTTCCCGATGGCGACTACCGGATTCCGTTGGGAAAGGCAGCGGTCTGCCGACCGGGTCGTGACGTCACAATCGTGACGTACTCAAGCATGGTGCTTCACGCCGAGGAGGCCTGCGTCAAGCTGGCGGCTCAAGGTATCGATGCAGGAGTTGTCGATCTCCGCTCTTTGGTTCCCCTCGACCTCACAACCGTGATCGACGAGGTCAGCACCACCGGGCGGGCAGTGGTCGCTCACGAGGCGTGGCGGTTTGGTGGTTTCGGGGCCGAACTAGCTGCTCAAATAACCGAGGAGCTCTTCGATGATCTGAAAGCGCCGGTGGCTCGAGTGGGTGCCGTGTCGGCGCCGATTCCCTTCAGCCCACCGCTAGAAGCGGCTGTGGTACCCGGTGTCGCTAGTATCGTCGCGGGAGCGCTGTCAACCTTCCGGGAATGA
- the menD gene encoding 2-succinyl-5-enolpyruvyl-6-hydroxy-3-cyclohexene-1-carboxylic-acid synthase, protein MKMQDRTAVSIASTLAGCGVRHVAASPGSRHTPLLLALDDHPKLSVTMHHDERSAGFVALGIGKITGTPAVVLCTSGSAVTHYLPALVEADLSTTPMIVLSADRPHELWDTGAPQTINQREIFGARVRAYASIDPNEFGDSSDRDVTSWLATHWSRATNPIPGPVHLNVELREPLLSASTATAADETNDVEPARPAPSPPPDVTLLVDALRMSERPLIVAGRLSPADTDAVRTLGERLSAPIFADPQSGLRGPDEPATVAYADVLVDAGGLDRHTPDLVIRCGPIPTSKPIWEWLGAHADIAQYVITTSGHHDPMGSATVRLVGGVAAILNAVSSNFEPSPVGFARAWQELDKIASDALDGELTSGDLTEPAVAAVLAGTSTADDILVVGSSMPLRDIDAWGGRWDTAATIANRGANGIDGTISTALGVAVASRRDTVAYIGDVTALHDVGAFATVGRSTAHLTILVVNNDGGGIFHHLPQGDPAQLDQNRFERLFGTPHGLSFATVGQAFGVETTPARSVGELRDLLAARVKAPRLIEVRTSRTDAVVERRRLRSLVRAALM, encoded by the coding sequence ATGAAGATGCAGGACCGCACCGCTGTCTCGATCGCTTCCACTCTTGCTGGCTGTGGGGTGCGCCACGTTGCGGCTTCGCCGGGGTCGCGTCACACACCACTGCTCCTTGCTCTCGATGACCACCCGAAGCTTTCGGTGACGATGCACCACGATGAGCGCTCAGCGGGCTTCGTGGCGCTGGGCATCGGCAAGATAACCGGAACACCCGCGGTTGTGTTGTGCACATCGGGCTCGGCCGTGACCCACTACCTGCCGGCACTTGTCGAAGCTGATCTGTCGACAACACCGATGATCGTGCTCTCAGCCGACCGCCCTCACGAACTCTGGGATACCGGCGCTCCACAGACGATCAATCAACGTGAGATATTCGGCGCAAGAGTGCGAGCATACGCATCCATTGACCCGAACGAGTTCGGCGACAGCAGCGACCGCGACGTGACGTCATGGCTCGCCACCCATTGGTCCCGTGCAACCAATCCAATCCCCGGACCTGTCCATTTGAACGTGGAGCTGCGCGAGCCGCTACTTTCGGCTTCGACAGCGACAGCCGCGGATGAGACCAACGATGTCGAACCGGCCCGGCCTGCCCCATCACCTCCGCCCGACGTAACGTTGCTCGTAGACGCACTTCGTATGTCCGAACGGCCGTTGATCGTTGCGGGGCGACTCTCGCCAGCGGACACCGATGCCGTACGAACCCTGGGAGAACGCCTCAGCGCACCGATATTTGCTGACCCGCAATCGGGCCTTCGCGGACCCGATGAGCCAGCAACCGTCGCCTACGCCGACGTCCTGGTGGATGCCGGAGGACTTGATCGGCACACCCCGGACCTCGTCATACGATGTGGGCCGATACCGACGTCGAAACCGATTTGGGAATGGCTCGGCGCACATGCTGATATCGCCCAGTACGTGATCACCACCTCCGGCCACCACGATCCGATGGGTTCCGCAACTGTACGGCTCGTGGGAGGTGTCGCGGCGATCCTCAACGCCGTATCCAGCAATTTCGAGCCATCGCCAGTGGGGTTCGCTCGCGCCTGGCAAGAGCTGGATAAGATCGCTTCGGACGCACTCGACGGAGAGCTCACCAGCGGTGACCTCACCGAACCTGCAGTCGCGGCAGTGTTGGCTGGCACGAGCACAGCCGACGATATTCTCGTCGTCGGTTCATCGATGCCTCTGCGTGACATCGATGCATGGGGCGGTCGGTGGGACACCGCGGCCACGATTGCAAATCGAGGTGCGAACGGAATTGACGGGACCATCTCGACAGCACTCGGGGTGGCAGTGGCATCTCGACGTGACACGGTTGCGTATATCGGCGATGTCACGGCACTCCACGATGTCGGCGCCTTCGCCACCGTCGGCCGCAGCACCGCACACCTCACCATTCTTGTTGTGAACAACGACGGCGGTGGCATTTTTCATCATCTGCCCCAGGGCGACCCGGCCCAGCTCGATCAGAACCGATTCGAGCGGTTGTTTGGCACACCGCACGGACTCTCCTTCGCCACGGTGGGCCAAGCATTCGGCGTCGAAACGACTCCGGCAAGGAGTGTTGGCGAGCTACGCGACCTCCTCGCTGCCAGAGTGAAAGCACCGCGACTCATCGAGGTACGGACCTCACGGACCGACGCTGTTGTCGAACGGCGGAGACTGCGCTCGTTGGTCCGGGCAGCGCTTATGTAG
- a CDS encoding M20 family metallopeptidase: MTGRTTSAERAVRDFLTPREGEVLEFARELIATPSPNPPGDERAVADLVAGRLAELGVKDVERVGASEERPNLIARIPGTSPGRVLMLSGHLDTKPAGDMEAWDTDPWDPLLRDGDLIGLGSGDMKAAVAGMTYAAGALADVSTFPGELIVVFTADEEAGSVMGSKWLAEEGRLVADVAVIGEPSGIMREWEAIHLISRGAALFKVKVSGTQMHSSISDRIKGINATVQMARLIDRMDRELKGYLTFDPHPLCSTGPTVNVGVMAEAGVFYGVYPGKAEFACDLRTIPGMNENQLIADIQRFLDDAMADEPDLAAELVWDLMVPATEISPDEPIVAELQRAAKSVLGETPRLDAFPGATDASHFQLTAGIPCVAAFGPGLLPRAHSPNEFMAAAGVAQAALMYGLAAISYLEGSS; this comes from the coding sequence GTGACGGGCCGAACAACAAGCGCAGAGCGTGCGGTCCGTGACTTCCTCACCCCCCGTGAGGGCGAGGTACTCGAGTTCGCGCGTGAGCTCATCGCTACGCCGTCGCCGAACCCTCCGGGTGACGAGAGAGCCGTGGCAGATCTTGTTGCCGGCCGCCTCGCGGAACTCGGGGTAAAGGACGTCGAGCGGGTCGGAGCGAGCGAAGAGCGACCTAACTTGATTGCTCGGATTCCGGGCACATCCCCCGGTCGCGTGCTGATGCTCTCCGGCCACCTCGACACCAAGCCAGCCGGCGACATGGAGGCCTGGGACACCGATCCTTGGGATCCGTTGCTTCGAGACGGCGACCTCATAGGGTTGGGTTCTGGCGACATGAAGGCGGCCGTTGCAGGAATGACGTACGCCGCGGGGGCGCTTGCCGATGTCAGTACCTTCCCCGGAGAACTCATTGTCGTATTCACCGCGGACGAGGAGGCCGGGTCCGTGATGGGGTCGAAGTGGCTGGCTGAGGAGGGGAGGCTCGTGGCCGATGTTGCCGTGATCGGAGAGCCCAGCGGGATCATGCGCGAGTGGGAGGCCATCCATCTGATCTCGAGGGGCGCAGCTCTATTCAAGGTGAAGGTCAGTGGTACGCAGATGCATTCATCCATCTCGGATCGCATCAAGGGCATCAATGCGACGGTGCAGATGGCACGGCTAATCGATCGCATGGATCGCGAACTAAAAGGCTACCTCACGTTCGATCCCCATCCACTCTGTTCGACTGGGCCGACCGTCAACGTTGGCGTTATGGCAGAGGCGGGTGTCTTCTACGGCGTTTACCCGGGTAAAGCGGAATTTGCTTGTGACCTGCGGACGATTCCGGGAATGAACGAGAACCAGCTCATCGCTGATATCCAACGTTTCCTCGACGACGCAATGGCCGACGAACCTGATCTGGCCGCTGAACTTGTTTGGGATCTCATGGTGCCGGCAACCGAGATCAGTCCCGACGAACCGATCGTTGCCGAATTGCAGCGCGCTGCTAAATCCGTGCTCGGGGAGACGCCACGGCTCGACGCCTTCCCTGGAGCGACCGACGCATCCCACTTTCAACTCACGGCTGGTATCCCGTGCGTGGCCGCCTTCGGTCCCGGGTTGTTGCCGCGAGCCCACAGCCCGAATGAGTTCATGGCGGCCGCCGGAGTGGCTCAGGCGGCCCTGATGTATGGGTTGGCGGCGATCAGTTACCTGGAGGGATCATCGTGA
- a CDS encoding RraA family protein, producing MSLSRAELCARYRELWVPVVCDALYALGMREQVLPSSLRPLFSERRIAGVAHTVLGRAIDPHIAWDPGIERIESYLRVFERLTPDSVMVSVNPHSYVGHFGELTANSAAQRGCAGVILDGNLRDIEGLRDIGFQVFYRDLSPLNAIGRWEMEATQVPVTIGDVTIDPGDMVLAEFEGIIVVPAVDAELVLSKAEEIAGAEAKVRDEMRAGASPLESLERHGHI from the coding sequence GTGAGTCTATCGAGAGCTGAGCTATGCGCCAGGTATCGCGAGCTGTGGGTTCCTGTCGTTTGCGACGCGTTGTATGCGCTCGGCATGCGGGAACAAGTGTTGCCGAGTTCCCTCCGGCCGCTGTTCTCCGAGCGACGGATTGCCGGCGTTGCGCACACGGTGCTCGGGCGTGCCATCGATCCCCACATCGCATGGGATCCCGGTATCGAGCGGATCGAATCCTACCTTCGAGTGTTCGAGCGGCTGACGCCTGACTCCGTGATGGTGTCGGTAAATCCCCACAGCTACGTCGGCCACTTCGGTGAACTTACCGCAAACTCGGCGGCCCAGCGCGGCTGCGCCGGGGTCATCCTCGACGGCAACCTGCGGGACATTGAGGGTTTGCGTGACATCGGTTTCCAAGTCTTCTATCGGGATCTATCTCCGCTTAACGCCATCGGGCGGTGGGAGATGGAGGCGACGCAAGTACCCGTCACGATCGGTGATGTCACCATCGACCCCGGTGACATGGTGCTGGCCGAGTTCGAGGGGATCATCGTCGTCCCTGCGGTGGATGCCGAGCTCGTGCTATCGAAGGCGGAGGAGATTGCTGGCGCTGAGGCGAAGGTGCGCGACGAGATGCGGGCAGGCGCGTCGCCGCTCGAGAGCCTTGAGCGACACGGTCATATTTGA